One window of Atribacter laminatus genomic DNA carries:
- the mreC gene encoding rod shape-determining protein MreC, translating into MNKKILFILIITIVSFQLVVFSIQKHESSSWLGLFRWIAIPFHRGWLVVQNGLDQVVSSFTSKRFLLEENKNLQKEVGRLQNELTILTEQIRELEMKFTAGTIEKQIPFDVIPSLVIGRDPYDWFGKLIIDKGTSDEIIPDLTVVTYQGLVGRVEQTYPNYSIVRLILSPEIATGAILQKSRDLGVVEGDGRGLCVMRYVYRASQVEVGDLAITSGLGTSTPRGIVIGKVLDIKESEGSLFKDVIIQPECDFSLLDQLFIIRPTIHGDSNDAQ; encoded by the coding sequence ATGAATAAAAAGATATTGTTTATTCTCATCATTACAATTGTTTCTTTTCAACTGGTGGTTTTTTCTATTCAAAAACATGAGTCATCAAGTTGGTTAGGATTATTCCGGTGGATTGCTATTCCCTTTCATCGTGGATGGCTAGTTGTTCAGAATGGGTTAGACCAGGTGGTTTCCAGTTTCACATCAAAAAGATTTTTACTGGAAGAAAATAAAAATCTTCAAAAAGAGGTTGGCCGACTTCAGAACGAACTAACTATTTTAACTGAACAAATCCGTGAGTTAGAGATGAAATTTACCGCTGGAACTATCGAAAAGCAAATACCTTTTGATGTCATTCCATCTTTAGTAATTGGTCGAGATCCTTATGATTGGTTTGGCAAGCTGATCATCGACAAAGGAACCAGCGATGAGATAATTCCTGATTTAACGGTTGTCACCTATCAAGGTTTGGTGGGAAGAGTAGAACAAACATATCCCAATTATTCCATTGTCCGTCTGATTTTAAGTCCTGAAATAGCAACTGGTGCAATCCTTCAAAAGAGTCGAGATTTGGGCGTAGTGGAAGGGGATGGAAGAGGGCTATGCGTTATGCGGTATGTTTATCGAGCTTCCCAGGTTGAAGTTGGCGATTTAGCAATAACATCCGGTTTGGGCACTAGCACTCCCCGAGGTATTGTTATTGGCAAGGTGTTAGACATTAAAGAATCTGAAGGAAGCCTTTTTAAAGATGTCATCATACAACCGGAATGTGATTTTTCTCTATTAGATCAGCTATTTATAATTCGGCCTACTATTCACGGTGATAGTAATGACGCTCAGTAA
- the obgE gene encoding GTPase ObgE — MFVDQAILRVRAGRGGDGAISFLREKYVPRGGPAGGSGGKGGNVVAIASSQKKTLYDIAVQKVYEASDGQPGKGKNQYGKDGVDTVLVVPIGTQIIDQKDNQIIADLTKERQEVIIARGGRGGRGNSSFATPTNQAPRIAEKGETGEAREIRLELKLISDVGISGLPNAGKSTLLSVVSAAKPRIADYPFTTLHPNLGVVNHHDQQFIMVDVPGIIEGASRGVGLGLEFLRHIERTRLILHCVDLSQFYSKNNPYDDFLTLRHEFEAHSSSLAAKPFFVVATKLDLIQAAQNFGEFKSTLEQQDIPVFGISSLTKEGINQLLDAIIEFLKNAPEIITEEILSHSKNIGSNPAQPRHYRFSTPFLDRLMTEIDWNSDNALSIFNQKLVHSDFLRYFSAIKPGSIVEIGDLNFIWTGKHLETDKTYSQ; from the coding sequence TTGTTTGTTGACCAAGCTATATTAAGAGTTCGTGCCGGTCGTGGTGGCGATGGTGCGATCAGTTTTTTAAGAGAGAAATATGTCCCTCGAGGTGGGCCGGCTGGTGGAAGTGGTGGAAAAGGAGGGAACGTAGTTGCTATTGCTTCATCTCAGAAAAAAACTTTATATGATATTGCTGTTCAGAAAGTCTATGAAGCATCGGATGGTCAACCAGGCAAGGGGAAGAACCAATACGGAAAAGACGGAGTTGACACAGTTTTAGTTGTTCCCATAGGTACTCAAATTATTGATCAAAAGGATAATCAAATCATTGCTGATTTGACGAAAGAAAGGCAAGAAGTCATAATTGCCCGAGGTGGACGAGGTGGACGAGGAAATAGTTCATTTGCAACACCAACCAATCAAGCTCCCCGTATTGCTGAAAAAGGAGAAACGGGTGAAGCGAGAGAGATTCGTTTAGAACTTAAGTTGATTTCTGATGTTGGCATTAGTGGTTTGCCCAATGCAGGAAAATCAACGCTCCTCTCAGTGGTAAGTGCTGCGAAACCACGAATAGCCGATTATCCGTTTACTACTCTTCATCCAAATTTAGGCGTTGTGAACCATCATGACCAGCAGTTTATTATGGTCGATGTTCCGGGAATTATTGAAGGAGCCAGCCGAGGTGTTGGTTTAGGCTTAGAATTCTTACGGCACATAGAAAGGACACGCCTTATCCTCCATTGTGTTGATCTATCCCAATTCTATTCTAAGAATAATCCTTACGATGATTTTTTAACCCTTCGTCATGAATTTGAGGCCCATAGCTCTTCTTTGGCAGCTAAGCCTTTTTTTGTCGTGGCTACCAAGCTTGACCTTATTCAAGCTGCTCAAAATTTTGGTGAGTTTAAATCAACTCTTGAACAGCAAGATATTCCAGTTTTTGGAATATCTTCTCTGACCAAGGAAGGGATAAATCAACTGCTCGATGCGATTATCGAATTTTTAAAAAATGCCCCCGAAATTATTACCGAAGAAATTCTTTCTCATTCTAAAAATATTGGATCGAATCCCGCCCAGCCCCGGCATTATCGATTTTCAACGCCTTTTCTTGATCGTTTAATGACTGAAATCGATTGGAACTCCGATAACGCGCTTTCTATATTTAATCAGAAATTAGTTCATTCCGACTTCCTAAGATATTTTTCGGCTATTAAACCCGGATCAATAGTTGAAATAGGAGATTTAAATTTTATTTGGACTGGAAAACACCTTGAAACCGATAAAACCTATTCCCAATGA
- a CDS encoding TIGR03960 family B12-binding radical SAM protein, with amino-acid sequence MVEKIPDQDNFFKNELLKITKPARYIGEEWNILIKNPSETTCSVVLGFPDIYEIGMSHLGLKILYQILNDLSGVRAERAFVPWPDLGKLMKEKDIPLFSLENKTPIRFFDIVGLSLQTEMNYTNILYFLDLAQIPFRSSERGDDFPIIIGGGASTCNPEPISDFFDAFLIGEGEEALVEIVQIVSAMKGQRKGDILSELAKVVGVYVPSFYQVDYSENGVVSNIQTMDKRAFPQIQRRWLEDLDRASYPETIPVPYISIVHDRIPLEISRGCTRGCRFCQAGMIYRPQRERSPENILRLAKKLVASTGYEEISLLSLSSTDHSRIEEIISGLSRLFEAKNVNISLPSIRMDTFSVQIAQNLKRVRKSGLTFAPEAGTDRLRRIINKGLTDQEIFSTLEKVFEGGWDDVKLYFMFGLPEEKESDLVGISQLVNEGLQMGKKIRGKKVSIHLSVSAFVPKPHTPFQWIGQNSLEEFEEKIQRIKAGFFRDRRMIRMNWSDFRESALEAVLARGDRRLSTVIEKAYQLGQIMDGWREFFSFERWKQAFEEAGLDYRFYSERWRDPKEILPWDHISSGVKKEYLLKEWEKSHRQEVTPRCVHFQECMGCGVCSS; translated from the coding sequence GTGGTAGAAAAAATACCAGATCAAGATAATTTTTTTAAAAACGAATTACTCAAGATTACCAAGCCAGCACGTTATATAGGAGAAGAATGGAATATTCTTATAAAAAATCCTTCCGAAACGACTTGTTCAGTTGTTCTTGGATTTCCTGATATCTATGAAATAGGAATGTCTCATTTAGGATTAAAAATTCTTTATCAGATATTAAATGATCTTTCCGGAGTTCGCGCTGAACGAGCTTTTGTTCCTTGGCCAGATTTAGGAAAGCTTATGAAAGAAAAGGACATCCCGCTTTTTAGCTTAGAAAATAAAACTCCCATCCGGTTTTTTGATATAGTAGGGTTAAGCCTGCAAACCGAAATGAACTATACCAACATCCTTTATTTTCTTGATTTAGCTCAAATACCCTTCAGAAGCTCGGAAAGGGGAGATGACTTTCCAATTATCATTGGCGGCGGAGCATCAACCTGTAATCCAGAGCCAATCAGTGATTTTTTTGATGCTTTTTTGATTGGCGAAGGAGAAGAAGCCTTGGTTGAAATCGTCCAAATTGTTTCGGCTATGAAAGGTCAAAGAAAAGGTGACATTTTATCCGAATTGGCAAAGGTTGTTGGAGTTTATGTGCCAAGTTTTTATCAGGTTGACTATTCAGAGAATGGAGTTGTTTCAAATATTCAAACCATGGATAAAAGGGCATTTCCTCAGATTCAGAGAAGATGGCTTGAAGATTTGGATAGAGCTTCCTACCCAGAGACAATACCAGTTCCTTATATAAGTATCGTTCATGACCGAATTCCTCTTGAAATTTCACGGGGTTGCACCCGGGGTTGTCGTTTTTGTCAAGCAGGCATGATTTATCGACCTCAACGAGAACGATCGCCTGAAAATATCCTTCGTCTTGCAAAAAAATTGGTAGCTTCAACCGGTTATGAAGAAATATCTCTTCTTTCTTTAAGTAGTACCGATCATTCTCGAATTGAAGAAATCATCTCAGGCCTCTCTCGACTATTTGAAGCAAAAAATGTTAATATTTCCCTTCCATCCATACGAATGGATACATTCTCAGTTCAAATTGCTCAGAATTTAAAACGTGTTCGGAAAAGTGGTCTCACTTTTGCTCCTGAAGCAGGTACCGATCGTCTTCGTCGGATTATCAATAAAGGATTAACCGATCAGGAAATATTTTCAACTTTGGAAAAAGTCTTTGAAGGTGGTTGGGATGATGTTAAACTTTATTTTATGTTTGGACTTCCCGAAGAAAAAGAATCAGATTTGGTAGGGATCTCGCAATTGGTGAATGAAGGTCTTCAGATGGGAAAAAAAATACGCGGTAAAAAAGTCAGCATCCATTTAAGTGTTTCTGCTTTTGTACCAAAACCGCATACTCCTTTTCAATGGATAGGCCAGAATAGTCTTGAAGAGTTTGAAGAAAAAATCCAGAGGATAAAAGCTGGTTTTTTCAGAGATCGTCGTATGATCCGTATGAATTGGTCGGATTTTAGAGAAAGTGCTCTCGAAGCAGTATTAGCCCGCGGTGATCGGAGGCTATCAACAGTGATTGAAAAAGCCTACCAATTAGGTCAAATTATGGATGGTTGGAGAGAATTTTTTTCTTTTGAAAGATGGAAACAAGCTTTTGAAGAAGCGGGTTTGGATTATCGCTTTTATTCGGAAAGATGGCGGGATCCAAAAGAAATTCTTCCTTGGGATCATATCTCCTCTGGAGTGAAAAAGGAATATCTCTTAAAAGAGTGGGAAAAATCCCACCGTCAAGAGGTTACCCCCCGATGTGTTCATTTTCAGGAGTGTATGGGCTGTGGGGTTTGTTCATCATGA
- a CDS encoding TIGR03936 family radical SAM-associated protein — protein sequence MNLLDRYRYRCRHLKLVPFHLLSQLDLNRFWDRALRRAELPIAFSQGFNPRPLLSFGPATVTGVISWTECLDMTFYESIEPEQIKNLLNSQVPEAMRIVEINSIPLDFPSIMKSINSVQYVFIFKDDGKMSNHHGFFSIEDIEELERKKLENQKCMVSFLFKKKNILMNPYKSLEFISKESGFNRENLLEVIKQNYHWSYSVEG from the coding sequence ATGAATCTTCTCGATCGCTACCGTTATCGCTGTCGACACCTTAAGTTAGTGCCTTTTCATCTTCTTTCCCAATTAGACCTGAATCGTTTTTGGGACCGGGCCTTACGTCGGGCGGAGCTTCCAATAGCTTTTTCTCAGGGTTTTAATCCACGACCCTTGTTATCCTTTGGACCGGCTACTGTGACTGGTGTGATAAGTTGGACTGAATGTCTTGATATGACCTTTTATGAATCGATAGAACCTGAACAAATTAAAAACCTTCTTAATTCTCAGGTTCCAGAAGCAATGAGAATTGTCGAAATTAATTCGATCCCTCTCGACTTTCCCAGTATTATGAAATCGATAAACAGTGTCCAATATGTTTTTATTTTTAAAGATGATGGTAAAATGAGCAATCACCATGGATTTTTTTCTATAGAAGATATTGAAGAATTAGAAAGAAAAAAACTGGAAAATCAAAAATGTATGGTATCATTCTTATTTAAGAAAAAAAATATACTTATGAATCCTTATAAATCATTAGAATTTATATCCAAAGAATCGGGTTTTAATCGAGAAAACCTGCTGGAAGTTATAAAGCAAAATTATCATTGGTCTTACTCAGTGGAGGGTTAA
- the rpmA gene encoding 50S ribosomal protein L27 translates to MAHKKAGGSGKNGRDSNAQRLGVKKFSGQYVLAGNILIRQRGTKIKPGTNVGTAKDYTLFALQAGYVVYQEKAGRKYVSILPEMPSRDS, encoded by the coding sequence ATGGCACACAAGAAAGCAGGCGGAAGCGGAAAAAACGGACGCGATAGCAATGCACAAAGGCTTGGCGTGAAAAAATTTAGTGGTCAGTACGTTTTGGCTGGCAACATTCTCATTCGACAACGAGGGACCAAGATCAAGCCAGGGACAAATGTAGGGACCGCTAAAGATTACACCCTTTTTGCCCTTCAAGCTGGATATGTTGTTTATCAAGAGAAAGCTGGAAGGAAATATGTCTCGATTCTCCCTGAGATGCCTTCTCGGGATTCATAA
- the rodA gene encoding rod shape-determining protein RodA, translating to MKMVKIFPFIILSLNIVGLLAVYSTDPLRGEAGFFQTFFGRQLIWCLLGWLVFWGISRIHYHWFIKLGWMLYLIIILSLIAVLLFGSGDDIGARRWLFFRSVQPSEFSKVGMAVFLAAFLSAQPEEYGSWQLLLKASLLSIIPTGLIFLEPDLGTALVIIILWFSALFFCGFHWKKILAVFASLWGFIPFFWLFLHDYQKKRLLAFFAPQSDPLGTGYNVLQSQITIGAGGFFGKGWLSGTQSQLRFLPAHYTDFIFASWCEQWGFVGGIVILGLFFWLIWSVFRIGIETPDLEGKILTTLFGSMFVFQVFINIGMNLGVMPVTGIPLPFISYGGSSLFINMIAMGMVWNIAKSGGNE from the coding sequence ATGAAAATGGTTAAAATATTTCCCTTCATTATTCTTTCTCTTAATATAGTAGGCCTTCTGGCCGTATATAGTACTGATCCACTTCGTGGTGAAGCTGGCTTTTTTCAGACATTTTTTGGAAGACAACTGATATGGTGTCTGTTGGGATGGTTGGTTTTCTGGGGAATCAGTCGTATCCATTACCATTGGTTTATCAAGTTGGGATGGATGCTTTATTTGATTATAATACTCTCTTTGATAGCAGTTTTGCTTTTTGGAAGCGGGGATGATATAGGAGCTCGGCGTTGGTTATTTTTTCGTTCTGTTCAACCTTCGGAGTTTTCCAAGGTTGGAATGGCGGTTTTTTTAGCTGCGTTTTTGAGTGCTCAACCTGAAGAGTATGGAAGCTGGCAACTTCTTTTAAAAGCTTCGCTTTTATCAATTATCCCAACTGGTTTGATATTCCTCGAGCCGGATTTAGGAACCGCCCTGGTCATAATCATTCTTTGGTTTTCGGCATTGTTTTTTTGTGGGTTTCATTGGAAAAAAATCTTGGCTGTTTTTGCTAGTTTGTGGGGTTTCATTCCATTTTTTTGGTTATTTTTGCACGATTATCAAAAAAAGCGGCTGCTGGCTTTTTTTGCTCCTCAATCCGATCCCCTGGGAACGGGATATAATGTTCTACAATCTCAAATTACTATTGGAGCAGGAGGTTTTTTTGGAAAGGGATGGCTTTCGGGAACTCAATCCCAACTTCGCTTTCTTCCCGCTCATTATACCGATTTTATTTTTGCTTCATGGTGCGAGCAGTGGGGCTTTGTTGGAGGCATAGTTATCCTTGGTCTATTTTTCTGGCTTATTTGGTCAGTGTTCCGAATTGGGATAGAAACACCTGATTTGGAGGGCAAAATACTGACCACTTTATTTGGTTCAATGTTTGTATTTCAAGTGTTCATTAATATTGGCATGAATTTGGGTGTTATGCCGGTAACCGGCATTCCCTTGCCATTTATTAGTTATGGGGGGAGTTCGCTATTTATCAATATGATAGCTATGGGGATGGTATGGAATATCGCCAAATCGGGAGGAAATGAATAG
- a CDS encoding FAD:protein FMN transferase, with protein sequence MKQYHYLLIFLFGLGAVFTIWMVIRPSSLQHFIYEGFDTWIEVDLPARHQGFSNNIATIIQEMDEKWDRFDQKSEIGKINQSQELIEISSQTCDLILHAQELQNRTEGFFHIFLGSLMDEWSFNSNPRLPSSERIQDLIEQIAESTIIINREKRSAQRTGQGKIDLGGIAKGYLVDKIIVELEKKQISPALVNAGGTVFALGKNFRVGVMHPRQESLVGVIEVKNQAVSTSGDYYRFFEQDGIRYYHIINPYTGYPASYFSSVTAVYPNAADADAISTAVMAGGPELIPVVERRFPGVAIIAIQTDEKLVMNDAALKIFQKDSTDKIHP encoded by the coding sequence ATGAAACAATATCATTATTTATTGATTTTTCTTTTTGGCTTGGGAGCCGTTTTTACCATATGGATGGTTATAAGGCCTAGTTCTTTACAACATTTTATTTATGAAGGTTTTGATACTTGGATTGAAGTTGACCTTCCAGCCCGGCATCAGGGTTTTTCAAACAATATTGCAACAATTATCCAAGAAATGGATGAAAAATGGGATCGATTTGATCAAAAGAGTGAAATAGGGAAAATAAACCAAAGCCAAGAGTTAATAGAGATTAGTAGCCAAACCTGCGACTTGATTTTACATGCTCAAGAGCTGCAAAATCGAACCGAAGGTTTTTTTCACATTTTTCTTGGATCATTGATGGATGAATGGAGTTTTAATAGTAATCCTCGACTTCCTTCTTCCGAGCGGATTCAAGATCTAATTGAACAAATTGCTGAATCTACTATTATCATTAATAGAGAAAAAAGAAGTGCTCAAAGAACTGGACAAGGGAAGATAGATTTGGGAGGAATAGCTAAGGGGTACCTGGTAGATAAAATCATAGTTGAGTTAGAGAAAAAACAAATATCACCAGCGTTGGTAAATGCGGGTGGCACAGTTTTTGCTTTGGGGAAAAATTTTCGAGTAGGTGTTATGCATCCCCGACAAGAATCATTGGTTGGAGTTATCGAAGTAAAAAATCAGGCGGTATCAACGTCGGGTGATTATTATCGTTTTTTTGAACAGGATGGTATTCGCTATTATCATATAATCAATCCCTATACCGGATACCCCGCGAGCTATTTTTCCAGCGTGACAGCGGTTTATCCGAACGCAGCAGATGCTGATGCTATCTCGACAGCGGTTATGGCAGGTGGACCTGAGCTGATCCCAGTTGTGGAAAGACGGTTTCCTGGTGTGGCTATTATTGCTATACAAACCGATGAAAAGTTAGTTATGAATGATGCTGCCTTAAAAATATTTCAAAAGGATTCGACGGATAAAATTCATCCATGA
- the mrdA gene encoding penicillin-binding protein 2, with protein MWNEKPKIAVNHRIELFTWILFGIFAFLFFNLWYLSVLQSGLYQEKSERNRIRVIPLQAPRGIITDRHGQILAQDVPKFAAVLLPGSADPEKSRQTLEKIIKRKIEEPLRDRYSGEIILTTQMSIEEVAMVEEARKELPGVMIEAYPMRVYPPGEDIAHIVGYVGKINSEELKRFGQTNYNNEDIIGKSGIELNYEEFLRGEKGYRKIEVDALGRIVRILDTDFPRFRYTLTLTLDMELQRYCNELLAGKSGVIIVGDPTNGELLAMANQPSFEPNLLVDGVSQEEWNELIEDPQKPLTTRSLQALYPPGSIFKLIVGLAAQEANIVSRDRTIFCPGYYEYNNQRYPCWRKSGHGRLTYEDALAQSCNVTFYTLGLELGQERIIDMARRLGFEAGTGIDLPGENHGFLPTSRWKRQKIGEPWYPGDTINLSIGQGYLLVTPFEIFQSVVTISNRGILYTPHFLKVIQNDKGEVIERVLPKVKNRIELKPDTWERLIRGMTKGVAEGTGRACRDLPIPIAGKTGTAQNPHGNDHSWFAGFFPVESPRYVFVVLVENGGDGSGEAAHRSKDLIQWIYEHRESTLNENG; from the coding sequence ATGTGGAATGAAAAACCAAAAATAGCCGTAAATCATAGAATAGAATTATTTACCTGGATTTTGTTTGGAATATTTGCCTTTCTTTTTTTTAATTTGTGGTATTTGAGTGTATTGCAATCTGGTCTCTATCAGGAAAAATCTGAACGTAATCGGATTCGAGTTATCCCGCTCCAAGCACCTCGAGGTATAATAACCGATCGACATGGTCAGATACTCGCTCAAGATGTTCCGAAGTTTGCAGCCGTCTTGTTACCAGGAAGTGCAGATCCGGAAAAAAGCCGTCAGACTTTGGAAAAAATTATTAAGAGGAAAATTGAAGAGCCGCTACGTGACCGATATTCTGGAGAAATCATTCTTACTACACAGATGAGTATCGAGGAAGTGGCAATGGTTGAAGAAGCGAGAAAAGAACTTCCTGGCGTCATGATAGAAGCCTATCCAATGAGAGTTTATCCACCCGGTGAAGATATTGCCCATATTGTTGGATATGTGGGGAAAATTAATAGTGAGGAACTAAAAAGATTTGGTCAGACCAATTATAACAATGAAGACATTATCGGAAAAAGTGGAATTGAACTTAATTATGAAGAATTCCTCAGAGGTGAAAAAGGGTATAGAAAAATTGAGGTTGATGCATTGGGAAGGATAGTCCGCATTTTAGACACCGACTTTCCCCGATTTCGGTATACCTTAACCCTCACTTTAGATATGGAATTGCAAAGATATTGCAATGAACTCTTAGCTGGGAAAAGTGGTGTAATTATAGTTGGAGATCCAACTAACGGAGAATTATTGGCAATGGCCAATCAACCTTCTTTTGAACCCAATCTTTTGGTTGATGGGGTAAGCCAAGAGGAATGGAATGAATTAATTGAAGATCCTCAAAAACCCTTAACAACACGTTCTCTTCAAGCTCTCTATCCACCCGGTTCGATTTTTAAATTAATAGTTGGCTTAGCTGCTCAAGAAGCGAATATCGTTTCAAGAGATAGAACAATTTTTTGTCCAGGGTACTATGAATACAACAATCAGAGGTATCCTTGTTGGAGAAAATCCGGTCATGGGAGATTGACCTATGAGGATGCCCTTGCTCAATCATGTAATGTTACATTTTACACCTTAGGTTTGGAGTTAGGTCAAGAGAGAATAATTGATATGGCGAGGCGTTTGGGTTTTGAGGCGGGTACTGGAATTGATTTACCGGGGGAGAACCACGGCTTTTTGCCTACCTCTCGTTGGAAAAGACAGAAAATCGGAGAACCTTGGTATCCGGGAGATACCATAAATCTTTCTATAGGGCAAGGGTATCTCTTGGTCACTCCTTTTGAAATTTTCCAAAGTGTCGTTACAATTTCCAACCGGGGGATTTTATATACTCCACATTTTTTAAAGGTAATACAAAACGATAAGGGAGAGGTAATCGAACGAGTGCTCCCAAAAGTAAAAAATCGAATAGAGTTAAAGCCGGATACCTGGGAAAGACTGATTCGAGGAATGACGAAGGGGGTCGCTGAGGGAACTGGTAGAGCTTGTCGGGACTTGCCAATCCCCATAGCTGGGAAAACTGGAACCGCTCAAAATCCTCATGGCAACGATCATTCTTGGTTCGCGGGCTTTTTCCCGGTTGAAAGTCCCCGTTATGTTTTTGTGGTTTTAGTTGAAAATGGTGGTGATGGAAGTGGAGAAGCAGCTCATCGAAGTAAGGATTTAATTCAATGGATCTATGAGCATCGGGAGAGTACGCTTAATGAAAATGGTTAA
- the rplU gene encoding 50S ribosomal protein L21 yields the protein MFALIEASGKQYPVQEGSIIQLDSFQGNLKDEVIFERVLLVRNQDQVVVGHPYVEGAKVKGMVLRNGKAKKVMVFKYKPKVKYRRLNGHRQPMTLIRIQSIES from the coding sequence ATGTTCGCCCTTATCGAAGCCAGTGGAAAACAATATCCGGTACAAGAAGGCTCAATCATTCAGCTGGATAGTTTTCAAGGAAACTTAAAAGATGAAGTAATTTTTGAGCGAGTATTATTGGTTCGTAATCAAGACCAAGTAGTTGTCGGTCATCCCTATGTGGAAGGCGCTAAAGTTAAAGGTATGGTATTAAGAAATGGGAAAGCCAAAAAAGTAATGGTTTTTAAATATAAACCAAAGGTAAAATACCGACGTTTGAATGGTCATCGTCAGCCAATGACCTTAATAAGAATTCAATCAATTGAATCCTAA
- a CDS encoding Rne/Rng family ribonuclease produces the protein MKKDIVIDMSEAEVRAALLENGQVVEFFFERAAEKRLAGNIFKGVVENVLPGIQSAFVNTGFDKNAFLFIGDILLDEKGKVNSIDQLLQTGKEIVVQVAKEPMGTKGARVTTKISLPGRYVVLMPGMNNMGISHRISSSEERDKLKKLIDKIRPANMGVIVRTVAEGKSNEEIKEDIESLLRLWNRIMKKAELISAPAVLYEEASLIYTLIRDVVDDNLGEIWINSYFGFQKLKDFIDSIIPRFVDRIHFFDSKENIFEHFNLNRELEKALCRKVWLKSGGYLVFDRTEAMTVIDVNTGKYIGKKDLQETILKTNLEAAEEIARQVRLRDIGGIILIDFIDMGKKEHQKMVMNVFEQFLSHDRTRSSLVQMSELGLVEMTRKRVRKNLDAILCEPCNCCQGEGRVLSVETIAINFLRRVEEICRHSHSMTVSFTVGQELGEYLKNNGKIFLNNLKRVYSKELAWKIDPNLSLRRYSIVEVVEDEDRESINKIE, from the coding sequence TTGAAAAAAGATATCGTCATAGATATGTCTGAAGCCGAAGTACGCGCTGCCCTTTTAGAGAATGGACAGGTAGTAGAGTTTTTCTTTGAAAGAGCGGCCGAAAAACGATTAGCAGGGAATATTTTTAAAGGGGTCGTAGAAAATGTACTTCCCGGCATACAATCGGCTTTTGTTAATACTGGTTTTGATAAAAATGCTTTTTTGTTTATTGGAGATATCCTGCTGGATGAAAAAGGAAAAGTAAATAGCATAGATCAGCTTCTTCAAACCGGAAAGGAAATTGTTGTTCAAGTAGCCAAAGAACCAATGGGAACGAAGGGAGCACGAGTGACGACCAAAATTTCCTTACCAGGAAGATATGTGGTTTTAATGCCCGGGATGAATAATATGGGTATTTCTCATCGAATTTCTTCTTCAGAAGAACGAGATAAGCTGAAGAAATTAATTGATAAAATTCGGCCTGCAAACATGGGAGTCATAGTGAGAACGGTTGCTGAGGGAAAAAGTAATGAAGAAATAAAAGAAGACATCGAATCATTGCTTCGTTTATGGAATCGAATTATGAAAAAAGCCGAACTCATTTCAGCCCCAGCGGTTCTTTACGAAGAAGCAAGCCTGATTTATACGCTCATACGAGATGTTGTCGATGATAATTTAGGTGAGATTTGGATTAATTCCTATTTTGGGTTTCAGAAGTTAAAAGATTTTATTGATTCAATCATTCCTCGTTTTGTTGATCGTATTCATTTCTTTGATAGTAAAGAAAATATTTTCGAGCATTTTAACTTGAATAGAGAATTAGAAAAAGCCTTATGCCGGAAAGTTTGGCTAAAGAGTGGAGGGTACCTGGTTTTTGATCGAACCGAAGCAATGACAGTGATTGATGTTAATACCGGGAAATATATTGGAAAGAAAGACCTCCAAGAAACCATCTTAAAAACCAACTTAGAAGCGGCGGAAGAAATTGCACGGCAAGTACGGCTCCGAGATATTGGTGGGATTATTTTAATTGATTTTATTGACATGGGGAAGAAAGAGCATCAAAAAATGGTTATGAATGTTTTTGAGCAATTTCTGTCTCATGACCGAACCCGTTCCAGTTTGGTTCAGATGAGCGAGCTGGGTTTAGTAGAAATGACTCGAAAAAGAGTTAGAAAAAATTTGGATGCGATTCTTTGTGAGCCATGTAATTGTTGTCAGGGTGAGGGAAGAGTTCTTTCGGTAGAGACCATTGCTATTAATTTTCTAAGACGAGTTGAAGAGATTTGCCGCCATTCTCATTCAATGACAGTTAGTTTCACAGTAGGGCAAGAATTGGGGGAATATTTAAAAAACAATGGGAAAATATTTTTAAATAATTTGAAAAGGGTCTATAGCAAAGAATTAGCTTGGAAAATCGATCCAAATTTATCTCTTCGTCGTTATTCGATTGTTGAAGTTGTGGAAGACGAGGATCGAGAATCTATCAATAAAATTGAATAA